A stretch of the Mycolicibacterium celeriflavum genome encodes the following:
- the rnhA gene encoding ribonuclease HI, whose protein sequence is MTEDVVVIHTDGGCRPNPGPGGWGAVLRQRGHVREMCGGESATSNNRMELTAPIMALEALTRPVVVHLHTDSTYVRNGITKWVHGWERNGWMTVAKQPVKNVDLWMRLRLACAPHRIEWFWVKGHSGVADNELADRLATRGLQEAVAAAAIGV, encoded by the coding sequence ATGACCGAGGACGTGGTGGTTATCCACACCGACGGCGGATGCAGACCCAATCCCGGCCCCGGTGGTTGGGGCGCGGTGCTGCGGCAGCGTGGTCACGTCCGCGAGATGTGCGGTGGCGAGTCCGCGACCAGCAACAACCGGATGGAGTTGACGGCGCCGATCATGGCTCTCGAGGCGCTCACCAGACCCGTGGTCGTCCACCTCCACACCGACAGCACCTATGTCCGGAACGGCATCACCAAATGGGTGCACGGTTGGGAGCGCAACGGCTGGATGACCGTCGCGAAGCAGCCGGTGAAAAACGTCGACCTTTGGATGCGGCTGCGACTGGCCTGCGCGCCGCACCGGATCGAGTGGTTCTGGGTCAAGGGCCACTCGGGGGTCGCCGACAACGAGTTGGCCGACCGGTTGGCCACGCGGGGCTTACAGGAAGCGGTCGCCGCGGCGGCAATCGGCGTCTAG
- a CDS encoding thiamine pyrophosphate-requiring protein: protein MPDLVADAMVARLRDWGARRIFGYAGDGVNTLLGALARADEPEFVATRHEELAAFMACGHAKYTGEVGVCLATQGPGAIHLLAGLYDAKLDRQPVVAIVGQVVSTALGSGYLQEVDLHTLFKDVCAQYVQTVFAPEQMPMALDNAMRTALATSTPTCLIVPHDVQKAQMPDELQHGHGVVPSAARFTRPHVIARDADVHRAAELLNGGEKIALLVGRGGMGAEDEIAEIIDLLGAGVTTSLLGKPVLDETAPWHTGVMGHLGTTASAELMAGCDTLLIVGSNDPWTEFYPVPGQARAVQIDVAPRVVGAKYPVDVALTGDAADALSRLAPLIHRKTDRRWQQQVTRWTQHWLGLSAERSDAQHDSANPEFVVRALTDHLPSNARVAVDVGSATYWYARHLRLPSGVPAHVSGYLASMGCALPYGIAAKLDAPDRPVVALVGDGAMQMSGLLELVTIADRWRGWVDPRFVILVLHNQDLAEVSWEQREMEGDARFPASQDVPPFPYADYAELLGLQGLKVSESAQAHAAWQRAFEADRPTVLEAVVDPKTPMLPPLMPETKADTVYAALAQEPDGDAVCERVAVQRRSEPTP, encoded by the coding sequence GTGCCCGATCTCGTCGCCGACGCAATGGTGGCGCGGCTGCGCGACTGGGGAGCGAGGCGAATCTTCGGTTACGCGGGCGACGGGGTCAACACGCTTCTGGGGGCGCTCGCGCGGGCGGATGAGCCGGAATTCGTCGCCACCCGGCACGAGGAACTCGCGGCGTTCATGGCCTGCGGGCACGCGAAATACACCGGTGAGGTGGGCGTCTGCCTGGCCACCCAGGGACCCGGCGCGATCCACCTGCTCGCCGGCCTCTACGACGCGAAGCTGGACCGCCAACCGGTGGTGGCCATCGTCGGCCAGGTGGTGTCGACCGCACTGGGCAGCGGTTATCTGCAGGAGGTCGACCTGCACACACTGTTCAAGGACGTGTGTGCGCAGTACGTCCAGACCGTATTCGCGCCCGAGCAGATGCCGATGGCGTTGGACAACGCGATGCGCACCGCATTGGCGACGTCGACGCCGACGTGCTTGATCGTGCCGCACGACGTCCAGAAGGCGCAGATGCCCGACGAACTCCAGCACGGCCACGGTGTGGTTCCGTCGGCCGCCAGATTCACCCGTCCGCATGTGATCGCGCGCGACGCCGACGTGCACCGCGCCGCCGAACTGCTCAACGGCGGTGAGAAGATTGCGCTGCTGGTCGGACGCGGCGGCATGGGCGCCGAGGACGAGATCGCCGAGATCATCGACCTGCTCGGGGCCGGCGTGACGACCTCGCTGCTCGGCAAGCCGGTCCTCGACGAAACCGCACCGTGGCACACCGGGGTCATGGGTCATCTGGGCACGACGGCCAGCGCCGAACTCATGGCCGGCTGCGACACTTTGCTGATCGTCGGCAGCAACGACCCGTGGACGGAGTTCTATCCGGTACCCGGTCAGGCGCGCGCGGTGCAGATCGACGTCGCACCCCGTGTCGTCGGCGCGAAGTATCCGGTCGACGTGGCGCTCACCGGCGATGCGGCGGACGCGTTGTCCCGGTTGGCCCCGCTGATTCACCGTAAGACCGACCGCCGGTGGCAGCAACAAGTCACGCGTTGGACGCAGCACTGGCTTGGCTTATCGGCCGAACGCAGTGACGCCCAACATGATTCGGCGAACCCCGAATTCGTCGTGCGGGCGTTGACCGATCACCTGCCGAGCAACGCCCGGGTCGCCGTGGACGTCGGATCGGCGACATACTGGTATGCCCGTCACCTCCGGTTGCCGAGCGGGGTACCGGCCCATGTGTCGGGGTATCTCGCGTCGATGGGCTGCGCGTTGCCGTATGGGATAGCGGCCAAGCTCGACGCGCCGGACCGCCCGGTCGTCGCGCTGGTCGGCGACGGAGCCATGCAGATGAGCGGGTTGCTCGAACTCGTCACGATCGCCGACCGCTGGCGTGGTTGGGTAGATCCGCGCTTCGTGATTCTGGTGCTGCACAACCAGGATCTGGCCGAAGTGTCGTGGGAGCAGCGCGAAATGGAGGGCGACGCGCGGTTCCCGGCGTCGCAGGATGTGCCGCCGTTCCCCTACGCCGACTACGCCGAACTCCTCGGGCTGCAGGGGCTGAAGGTGAGCGAGTCGGCGCAGGCGCATGCGGCGTGGCAGCGTGCGTTCGAGGCCGACCGGCCGACGGTGCTCGAAGCCGTCGTCGACCCGAAGACGCCGATGCTTCCGCCGCTGATGCCGGAAACCAAGGCGGACACCGTCTATGCCGCGCTCGCGCAGGAGCCAGACGGCGATGCGGTATGCGAACGCGTCGCCGTGCAACGTAGGTCGGAGCCGACGCCTTAG
- a CDS encoding TIGR03619 family F420-dependent LLM class oxidoreductase, translated as MRFTYAEAMTDPAFYLPLAQAAESAGYHAMTIADSVAYPFESDSKYPYTPDGSREFLDGKAFIEAFVLAGALSAVTTTLRFNFFVLKLPIRPPALVAKQAGSLAALFGNRLGLGVGTSPWPEDYELMDVPFAKRGKRMDECIEIIKGLTTGEYFEFHGEFYDIPKTKMTPAPTEPIPILVGGHADAALRRAARNDGWMHGGGDAEELDRLLKRLNQFRDEEGRTGPFEVHVISADAYTPDGIKRLEDKGVTDVIVGFRIPYITGSDTEPLETKIGHLERFAESVIAKV; from the coding sequence GTGCGGTTCACCTATGCCGAAGCGATGACCGATCCGGCGTTCTACCTACCGTTGGCGCAGGCCGCGGAGTCGGCGGGCTACCACGCGATGACGATCGCCGACAGCGTCGCCTACCCGTTCGAGTCGGACTCCAAGTATCCCTATACACCCGACGGCAGCCGCGAATTCCTCGACGGCAAGGCGTTCATCGAGGCGTTCGTGCTCGCGGGCGCGTTGAGCGCGGTCACCACGACGCTGCGGTTCAACTTCTTCGTCCTCAAGCTGCCCATCCGGCCGCCCGCACTGGTGGCCAAACAGGCCGGATCGCTGGCCGCGCTCTTCGGCAATCGCCTCGGGCTGGGCGTGGGCACCAGCCCGTGGCCCGAGGACTACGAGTTGATGGATGTGCCGTTCGCCAAGCGCGGTAAACGTATGGACGAGTGCATCGAGATCATCAAAGGCCTGACCACCGGCGAGTACTTCGAGTTCCACGGCGAGTTCTACGACATCCCGAAAACGAAGATGACACCGGCACCTACCGAGCCCATCCCCATTCTCGTCGGGGGCCACGCCGACGCCGCGCTCAGGCGGGCGGCCCGCAACGACGGCTGGATGCACGGCGGCGGCGATGCCGAGGAGTTGGATCGACTGCTCAAGCGGCTCAACCAGTTCCGCGATGAGGAGGGCCGCACCGGGCCGTTCGAGGTCCATGTCATCTCCGCCGACGCCTATACGCCCGACGGCATCAAACGGCTCGAGGACAAGGGCGTGACCGACGTCATCGTCGGTTTTCGAATCCCGTACATCACGGGGTCGGACACCGAACCGCTGGAGACCAAGATCGGCCATCTCGAGAGGTTCGCAGAGTCGGTGATCGCCAAGGTCTGA
- a CDS encoding STAS domain-containing protein, which yields MTDDVCALDIAADAFGGATVLTPDGLLDSRTYRPLRDRIIKAALDEPTAVIVDVTTLDVPAESAWAVFTSARWHVDRWPEIPIMLVCEHLDGRSAIIRNGITRYVPVYPTIRTAVEALVAPSPLRIRRRARAYLPGGMASLRRTRELVDEWLTAWAQPELIPVAKVVATAFVENAVAHAKSDPNLRLESDGSAVTVAVEDGSHAPAGVRECGGGPPTGLRIVTALCRAWGNAPTPSGKTVWAVIGPENRL from the coding sequence TTGACTGATGACGTATGCGCACTGGACATCGCGGCCGATGCGTTCGGCGGCGCGACGGTCCTGACCCCTGACGGTCTGCTCGACAGCAGGACATACCGTCCGCTTCGGGACCGGATCATCAAGGCAGCCCTGGACGAGCCCACTGCGGTCATCGTCGACGTGACGACCCTCGACGTGCCTGCCGAGTCGGCGTGGGCGGTGTTCACGAGCGCGCGCTGGCATGTCGACCGGTGGCCGGAGATCCCGATCATGCTCGTCTGCGAACATCTCGACGGCCGATCGGCCATCATCCGCAACGGGATCACCCGATACGTCCCGGTCTATCCCACGATCCGCACGGCGGTGGAGGCGCTCGTTGCGCCCTCGCCCCTGAGGATCCGACGTCGTGCGCGGGCATATCTGCCGGGCGGCATGGCAAGCCTGCGGCGGACGCGTGAACTCGTGGACGAGTGGCTCACGGCGTGGGCGCAGCCGGAATTGATCCCGGTGGCCAAGGTCGTCGCCACCGCTTTCGTGGAAAACGCTGTGGCGCACGCGAAGAGCGACCCGAACCTGCGGCTGGAGAGTGACGGTTCAGCGGTGACCGTTGCGGTCGAGGATGGCAGCCATGCACCCGCGGGCGTACGGGAGTGCGGCGGTGGCCCGCCGACGGGCCTGCGCATCGTGACCGCACTGTGCCGCGCGTGGGGCAACGCACCGACGCCGTCGGGCAAAACGGTGTGGGCGGTGATCGGTCCAGAGAACCGGCTGTAG
- a CDS encoding alpha/beta fold hydrolase has translation MNTITSYQHAPSRTITAGGVTYSYRELGPTGGVPVVFLVHLAATLDNWDPRVIDPIAERHHVIAFDNRGVGASTGAVPDTVESMADDAYTFITALGFNTVDILSFSLGGMIAQVLAIKHPDLVRKLILTGTGPAGGAGIDKVAGTTYYDMVRAALTRKDPKEFLFFNRDAVGKRAARAFVERLGERTEDRDAKIRVTAFRTQLKAIKRWGRATPADLSRITQPTLIANGDNDRMVPTELSEDMHRRITGSQLTIYPNSGHGAIFQYHREFASTAIRFLDG, from the coding sequence ATGAACACGATTACGTCGTACCAGCACGCACCGTCACGCACCATTACCGCGGGTGGTGTTACCTACAGCTACCGCGAACTCGGACCCACGGGTGGAGTTCCCGTTGTCTTCCTCGTCCACCTCGCTGCCACGCTGGACAACTGGGATCCCCGGGTCATCGACCCGATCGCCGAACGTCACCATGTCATCGCGTTCGACAACCGCGGCGTTGGAGCCTCTACCGGAGCAGTCCCGGACACCGTGGAATCGATGGCCGACGACGCCTACACCTTCATTACCGCACTAGGTTTCAACACCGTCGACATCTTGTCCTTCTCCCTCGGCGGGATGATCGCGCAAGTTCTGGCGATCAAACATCCGGACCTCGTCCGCAAACTGATCCTCACTGGAACCGGACCTGCGGGCGGAGCAGGAATCGATAAAGTCGCGGGCACAACCTATTACGACATGGTGCGTGCCGCCCTCACCCGCAAAGACCCCAAGGAGTTCCTGTTCTTCAACCGCGACGCCGTCGGCAAACGCGCCGCACGCGCGTTCGTCGAGCGCCTCGGCGAACGGACCGAGGACAGGGACGCGAAGATCAGAGTGACGGCCTTCCGAACTCAACTCAAGGCGATCAAACGATGGGGACGCGCCACGCCGGCCGATCTGTCCCGGATCACCCAGCCGACACTGATCGCCAACGGCGACAACGACCGCATGGTCCCCACGGAACTCTCCGAAGACATGCACCGACGCATCACCGGTTCTCAACTCACCATCTATCCGAACTCCGGCCACGGGGCGATCTTCCAGTACCACCGAGAATTCGCCTCGACCGCAATCCGATTTCTGGACGGCTGA
- a CDS encoding DUF4235 domain-containing protein yields MSAAKTMYKPMSVASSVVGGLIAGKIFTEIWQRINPDDEEPDPKDLSRSTREVMIAAAVQGLIVGVVRAVMARGQAKGFQALTNEDPS; encoded by the coding sequence GTGAGTGCTGCCAAGACAATGTACAAGCCCATGTCGGTCGCCAGCAGTGTTGTCGGCGGGCTGATCGCCGGCAAGATCTTCACCGAGATCTGGCAGCGGATCAACCCGGACGACGAAGAGCCGGATCCCAAGGACCTCAGCCGTTCGACGCGGGAAGTGATGATCGCCGCCGCGGTGCAGGGCTTGATCGTCGGCGTGGTGCGTGCCGTGATGGCCCGCGGCCAGGCGAAGGGATTCCAGGCACTGACCAACGAAGACCCGAGCTAG
- a CDS encoding helix-turn-helix transcriptional regulator, whose product MILIANTAVKVHSPQRSHVEIAELARAQEFLEDAYGAKMRLRREETAPRPAELLSHARTTVGPFAIEDIRLAGDVQATTEPLHKVMMVWPTSGRMRRECRHEVTDLAAGEGALVSQPDTAHWTHVHDLHAVSVVLDPAILAGVATGLPASHAPIYFTSLQPVDAAAARRLKNTITYVKDVILADDAMATPLVLGHAARLLAAVTMSTFPNTFATAPVPQDRTDHQPVLLRRAIEFMDSNITSDIALDDVARAVHVTPRAVQYMFRRHLETTPLQYLRRLRLHHAHQELQAADRSRTTVTEIAARWGFAHTGRFAVLYRETYGRSPHTTLRD is encoded by the coding sequence GTGATTCTCATAGCCAACACGGCCGTCAAAGTGCATAGCCCGCAGCGGTCTCACGTCGAGATCGCCGAACTCGCCCGCGCACAGGAGTTCCTCGAGGACGCCTACGGCGCCAAGATGCGACTGCGCCGGGAAGAAACCGCCCCTCGGCCGGCGGAGCTTCTCTCACATGCACGCACCACGGTCGGACCGTTCGCCATCGAGGACATTCGGTTGGCAGGCGACGTGCAGGCCACCACGGAACCGTTGCACAAGGTCATGATGGTATGGCCCACCAGCGGGCGGATGCGTCGGGAGTGCCGTCACGAGGTGACCGATTTGGCCGCGGGTGAGGGCGCTCTCGTCTCCCAACCGGACACCGCGCATTGGACGCATGTCCACGATCTGCACGCGGTCTCGGTGGTGCTGGACCCGGCGATCCTTGCCGGGGTCGCCACGGGGCTCCCGGCCAGCCATGCGCCGATTTACTTCACCAGCCTGCAGCCCGTCGACGCGGCAGCGGCTCGTCGGTTGAAGAACACGATCACCTACGTCAAGGACGTCATCCTCGCCGACGACGCGATGGCCACCCCGCTGGTTCTCGGCCATGCCGCGCGCCTGCTCGCCGCCGTGACGATGTCGACATTCCCGAACACGTTCGCCACAGCGCCCGTGCCGCAGGACCGCACGGACCACCAACCCGTGCTGCTTCGTCGTGCGATCGAGTTCATGGATTCGAACATCACCAGCGACATCGCGCTCGACGATGTCGCCCGGGCCGTGCACGTCACGCCGCGCGCGGTGCAGTACATGTTTCGGCGCCACCTGGAGACGACGCCGCTGCAGTACCTTCGCCGGCTCCGGCTGCACCACGCCCACCAGGAGCTTCAGGCCGCCGACCGCTCTCGGACCACGGTGACCGAGATCGCCGCCCGCTGGGGATTCGCGCACACCGGCCGGTTCGCAGTCTTGTACCGCGAGACATACGGGCGTTCACCACACACGACTCTGCGAGATTGA
- a CDS encoding chemotaxis protein CheB: protein MADTQSLQGVVAVGASAGGVEALIQFSSGLRANLPFAVLVALHIPAEAPSVLAQIIDRSGPLPAMSARHGEALEPGLIYVAVPDRHLLVADSRVVLSEGPTENTYRPAINALFRSVALDFGPRAICVLMSGVLDDGVLGARAIRSRGGTTIVQHPDDALYKSMPLNAIRAGVVDHRVAAKDVGALLESLANREIEDQEMEPDDLMKLENRIAMGPRFGTPFDSEELGPPSGYTCPDCNGSLMEISKDNYRCRVGHAWTADALLTARDDEVEGALWVALRSLQEKAKLARRMAENVGSGVLFDRYTTQADEAERALTILGKRLSEAASDRGELID from the coding sequence ATGGCGGACACGCAGTCGCTGCAAGGCGTCGTGGCGGTGGGCGCTTCCGCGGGCGGTGTGGAGGCACTCATCCAGTTCTCGTCTGGACTGCGGGCAAATTTGCCGTTTGCGGTCCTGGTGGCGTTGCACATACCGGCCGAGGCGCCGAGCGTGCTGGCGCAGATCATCGACCGCAGTGGACCGTTGCCGGCCATGTCCGCGCGTCATGGCGAGGCCCTCGAACCCGGATTGATCTACGTCGCGGTGCCGGACCGTCACCTGCTCGTCGCCGACAGTCGCGTGGTGCTGTCAGAGGGGCCGACGGAGAATACCTATCGCCCGGCGATCAACGCCCTGTTCCGCTCGGTCGCCCTCGACTTCGGGCCGCGTGCCATCTGCGTGTTGATGTCGGGTGTGCTGGACGACGGGGTGCTCGGCGCGCGCGCGATCCGGTCCAGGGGCGGGACGACGATCGTGCAGCATCCCGATGACGCGCTGTACAAATCGATGCCGCTGAACGCCATCCGAGCCGGTGTCGTCGACCACCGGGTCGCGGCCAAAGATGTCGGTGCCCTCCTGGAGAGCCTGGCGAACCGAGAGATCGAGGATCAGGAGATGGAACCCGACGACCTGATGAAGCTCGAAAACCGCATCGCGATGGGGCCGCGGTTCGGCACGCCGTTCGACAGCGAGGAACTGGGTCCGCCCTCCGGGTACACCTGCCCCGACTGCAACGGATCGCTGATGGAGATCAGCAAGGACAACTACCGCTGCCGGGTCGGCCATGCCTGGACGGCCGATGCATTGCTGACGGCGCGCGACGACGAAGTCGAAGGTGCGCTCTGGGTTGCCCTGCGCAGCCTGCAGGAGAAGGCCAAACTCGCCCGCCGGATGGCCGAGAACGTCGGCAGCGGTGTGTTGTTCGACCGCTACACCACCCAGGCGGACGAGGCCGAACGTGCGCTGACGATCTTGGGTAAGCGGCTGTCGGAGGCGGCTTCCGATCGGGGCGAGCTCATTGACTGA
- a CDS encoding CheR family methyltransferase, with protein sequence MRDTRGFDFTGYKRTSLMRRVRHRMERVGADTYERYLDLLQVNSDEFSALFNTILINVTSFFRDPPAWEFVQREVVSPMLADRGPGSPIRVWSAGCASGQEAYTLAMILAEELGVEAFRQRVKIYATDVDEDALTAGRAGSYDAKAVESVPPEMLDRYFENTNGRFVFRKDLRRAVIFGRNDLVKDAPISKVDLLACRNTLMYFNAATQRNILGRLHFALAPHGTLFLGHAEMLLSHGDRFSPLDLDHRVFRKTAGSHGNVDRFGNHTANNVRHGDLPGLGLVRDLAFRASPVAQIVVTGDDTIAMVNLQAEATFGLSDRDVGRLLRDLELSYRPVELRAYLDQSRVERRPARIQDVEWQRSGFDTQWFEIHINPLIDAENRLLGVSIVFFDVTATRVLLDRVVHTNGQLEAAYEELQSTNEELETTNEELQSTIEELETTNEELQSTNEELETMNEELQSTNDELHTINDTLHERSRELDEAKSSMDALVDSIHLGLVVVDREMRVVVWNRGCEELWGLRAEEVVGSALNSLDIGFPTDAVKPLIGRAFVDAESTEETVVEAVNRRGRATRVRVTCSAFRSTPASISGALLLMEAES encoded by the coding sequence ATGCGCGATACGCGCGGCTTCGACTTCACCGGTTACAAGCGCACTTCCCTGATGCGTCGAGTGCGGCATCGGATGGAGCGGGTGGGCGCGGACACTTACGAGCGGTACCTGGATCTGTTGCAGGTCAATTCCGACGAGTTCTCCGCACTTTTCAACACGATCCTGATCAATGTCACCTCGTTCTTCCGTGACCCGCCCGCATGGGAATTTGTCCAGCGCGAAGTCGTTTCGCCGATGCTCGCCGACCGCGGACCCGGCAGCCCCATCCGGGTGTGGAGCGCCGGATGCGCTTCGGGTCAGGAGGCCTACACATTGGCGATGATCCTCGCCGAGGAGTTGGGGGTGGAGGCGTTCCGGCAGCGGGTCAAGATCTACGCGACCGACGTCGACGAGGATGCGCTCACCGCAGGACGCGCCGGGTCATACGACGCCAAGGCCGTCGAGTCGGTCCCGCCCGAAATGCTCGACCGGTACTTCGAGAACACCAACGGCCGCTTTGTGTTTCGCAAGGATCTGCGCCGCGCGGTGATATTCGGTCGCAACGACCTTGTCAAGGACGCCCCGATCTCCAAGGTGGATCTGCTGGCTTGCCGCAACACGCTGATGTATTTCAACGCCGCCACTCAGCGAAATATCCTGGGACGGTTGCATTTTGCGCTTGCACCGCACGGCACGCTCTTCCTCGGCCACGCCGAAATGCTGTTGAGCCACGGCGATCGCTTCAGCCCGTTGGACCTTGACCACCGGGTGTTTCGCAAGACCGCGGGTTCGCACGGCAACGTCGACCGCTTCGGCAACCACACAGCGAACAACGTCCGGCACGGCGACCTACCGGGCCTCGGGCTGGTCCGCGACCTTGCCTTTCGCGCCAGCCCGGTGGCGCAGATCGTCGTGACCGGCGACGACACGATCGCGATGGTGAACTTGCAGGCCGAAGCGACGTTCGGGCTCTCCGACCGCGACGTCGGCAGGCTGTTGCGCGATCTCGAGTTGTCCTACCGGCCGGTGGAGTTGCGGGCGTACCTCGACCAGTCCCGGGTGGAGCGCCGCCCGGCGCGGATCCAGGACGTCGAGTGGCAACGATCCGGCTTCGACACGCAATGGTTCGAGATCCACATCAATCCGCTCATCGACGCAGAGAACCGCCTGCTGGGCGTCTCCATCGTGTTCTTCGACGTCACCGCGACGCGGGTGCTGCTGGACCGCGTCGTGCACACCAACGGCCAGCTGGAGGCGGCCTACGAGGAACTGCAGTCGACCAACGAGGAGTTGGAGACCACCAACGAAGAACTGCAGTCGACGATCGAGGAGCTGGAGACCACCAACGAAGAACTGCAGTCCACCAACGAAGAGCTCGAGACCATGAACGAGGAGCTGCAGTCCACCAACGACGAACTCCACACGATCAACGACACGCTGCACGAGCGCAGCCGTGAGCTCGACGAGGCGAAGAGCTCCATGGACGCCCTAGTCGACTCCATCCACCTCGGACTGGTGGTGGTGGACCGGGAGATGCGGGTGGTGGTGTGGAACCGAGGATGCGAGGAGCTCTGGGGCCTACGGGCAGAAGAAGTGGTCGGATCGGCGCTGAACTCGTTGGACATCGGCTTTCCCACCGACGCCGTCAAACCCCTGATCGGTAGGGCGTTCGTGGATGCCGAGAGCACCGAAGAAACGGTGGTCGAAGCCGTCAATCGTCGCGGCCGGGCTACTCGGGTGCGGGTCACGTGCAGCGCGTTCCGCTCGACCCCGGCTTCCATCAGCGGTGCTCTGCTGTTGATGGAAGCCGAGTCCTAG
- a CDS encoding alpha/beta fold hydrolase — protein MTTWKDAPNRSIDVDGVTFAYRELGNGSDVPVVFLHHLTAVLDDWDPRIVDGIAAHHRVIAFDNRGVGATGGSVPTTVEQMGADAIAFIRALGLEQVDLFGFSLGGGVAQMVALQAPELVRRMILAGTGPRGGGGIDKMATIVGGAYLKAALTRSDPRNFLFFPRTPEGKHAASQYLGRLKERTQNRDEGISLRAGIAQIKAIRHAGKSAPDDLSLITHPVLVANGDHDLMVDSSHSADMARRLPDAQLKIYPDSGHGGVFQHHRTFVPDALQFLAH, from the coding sequence ATGACCACCTGGAAAGACGCACCGAACCGCAGCATCGACGTCGACGGCGTGACGTTCGCCTACCGCGAGCTCGGCAATGGCTCAGACGTTCCAGTGGTGTTCCTGCACCACCTGACTGCAGTCCTCGACGACTGGGATCCGCGCATCGTCGACGGCATCGCCGCGCACCACCGCGTGATCGCGTTCGACAATCGCGGTGTCGGCGCTACCGGCGGTTCGGTGCCAACCACCGTCGAGCAGATGGGTGCCGACGCCATTGCCTTCATCCGCGCCCTGGGCCTTGAACAGGTTGACCTGTTCGGATTCTCACTAGGCGGTGGCGTCGCCCAGATGGTGGCGCTGCAGGCGCCAGAACTCGTCCGTCGAATGATCCTGGCAGGCACCGGGCCCCGCGGCGGCGGTGGCATCGACAAGATGGCCACCATCGTCGGCGGCGCCTACCTCAAAGCGGCACTCACTCGCAGCGACCCCAGGAACTTCCTCTTTTTCCCTCGCACCCCGGAAGGCAAGCACGCCGCATCGCAGTACCTCGGCCGACTCAAAGAACGGACACAGAACCGCGACGAGGGAATTTCGTTGCGGGCGGGCATCGCTCAGATCAAGGCCATCCGACACGCGGGTAAGAGTGCACCCGATGACCTCTCCCTCATCACCCACCCCGTCCTGGTCGCCAACGGTGATCACGACCTCATGGTCGACAGCAGTCACTCAGCCGACATGGCACGTCGACTCCCCGACGCGCAGCTGAAGATCTACCCCGACTCGGGGCACGGCGGGGTGTTCCAGCACCACCGAACCTTCGTGCCCGATGCATTGCAATTCCTCGCCCACTAA
- a CDS encoding DUF4873 domain-containing protein, whose product MTVVYDGPAALRLHDADHGVRVRLTGHLDPIDGRYHWRGMIFDLMSDVRMPQIVHISIGDRTAEGQLTEVTPWGTHCIAGVGAPPYPPDVDD is encoded by the coding sequence ATGACCGTCGTCTACGACGGGCCCGCCGCACTGCGGTTGCACGACGCGGACCACGGCGTACGGGTGCGGCTGACCGGTCACCTCGATCCGATCGACGGTCGGTACCACTGGCGCGGAATGATTTTCGATCTGATGTCGGATGTCCGCATGCCGCAGATTGTGCACATATCGATCGGGGACCGCACGGCCGAGGGGCAGTTGACCGAGGTCACGCCGTGGGGCACGCACTGTATTGCGGGCGTCGGCGCTCCGCCGTACCCACCGGACGTCGACGACTAA